GCCAAGAAGGCCCCTGCCCGTAAGGCCCCGGCCCGCAAGGCCGCCCGCAAGTCCTCGCGGAAGGCCCCCGCGGCCCCGGCGACCCCGGAGTCCTGAGCAGTAAGAAGTCATGAACGGACGTGAGTTGACGTCCGGTGAACGGCTCGGCGAAACCCGCCGAGCCGTTTTCATTTCTGGCGCAGGAGGGGCCCGTGTCGCTGCGTCCCGTGGAGCTGCAGCAGGTGGTGGCGGAGGTGGGAGCAGGCCTCACCGGCGCCGTGGCCCAGAAGGCGTGGTGCCCGCTCCCCCGGCTGGCGTACGTAGAGCTGCGAGTGCCTGGTCGCTCGGTGGTGCTGTGCCTGTGCGCGGAGGGAGACCTGGCGCGGGTGTCGGTGGCGGAGGAGCGCTTCCCCACCCCGGGTGAGCCCGCCCCCTTCCAGCGGTGGCTGCGGCACGAGCTGACCGGCTTCAAGCTCCAGGCGGCCCGCTACCTCGAGGCGGAGCGGGTGGTGGAGCTCGACTTCGAGCGCGAGGACGCGCGCCGCCGCCTCGTGCTGGAGCTGAGCAGTCCGGGCGGGCTGCTCATCCTGAGCGACAGCGGCCGGGTGCTGATGCACTCCGGAGAGGGCTTCGCGCAGCGCCGCAACCTCTATCCGGGCGCGGCCTGGACGCCCCCGGAGCCGCTGCCGCCCGACGCGCTCGCCAAGGCGAAGGGCGCCGTCTCGCGCCTCGTGCCCGTCGAGGGCGAGGACCTTCCCTTCGCCCGCGCCGCGGAGCGCCTGCTGGGCGCACGGGACAAGACGAGCCGCGCGGAGACCATCCGCCGCCGGCTGGCGCAGCCGTACCGCGCGCGCCTCAAGCGCTCCTCGCGCACGCTGGAGAAGGTGCGCGTCGAGGCCTCGCGGGGGCCGGACGCGGAGAAGCACCGCGAGCTGGGCGAGCTGCTGGCGCAGAACCTCTACCGCCTCAAGCGCGGCGTCACCGAGGCCACGCTCACCGCCTATACGGAGGAGGGCACCCGGGAGGTGACGGTGACGCTGGACCCCAAGCGCACGCCGAAGGAGGAGGCGGACTGGCACTTCCACCAGTACCGGCGGCTCCTGCGCGGCGTGGAGCAGGCGCGCCACCGCGAGGCGGAGCTGGCGCGCGAGGTGTCGCTGGCGGAGAGCGCGCTCGCCCAGATTGAGCGGATGGACGAGTCCCTGCTGCTGTCGCAGGCGGAGATTCTCCAGCTCCCCACGGCCGGCGAGGCCGCGCAGGAGGGCCGTCCCTTCAAGGAGTACGTGGGCCACGGCGGGGCGCGCATCTGGGTGGGGCGGGGCTCGGAGGACAACGACACGCTCACCTTCAAGGTGGCGCGGCCGTGGCACCTGTGGCTGCACGCGCGCGGCGTGCCGGGCAGCCACGTGGTGCTCCCGCTCGAGAAGGGCCAGGAGGTGGCGCAGGAAGTCCTGCTGGACGCGGCGCACCTCGCGCTGCACCACTCGGGCGCCAAGGGCGAGCCGCGCGGCGAGGTGAGCTACGTGCAGGTGAAGTTCGTGCGCAAGGTGAAGGGCGGCGGGCACGGGCAGGTGAGCTTCACGCGCGAGAAGACCTTCGTGGTGCGCATGGAGCCGGAGCGGCTGGAGCGGCTGCTCAAGTCGCGCCACGCGGAGGCTCCCGCGTCCTGACGTCCCGGCCGACGTGCCCTCCGGGGAGGGCCGCGCGCGTGGGACGGACATGCGCCTGGTGGCCCGCCGTCTCTCGGCGCGGGCCGCGAGTCCCCCGGAATTGTTGGGACGAGGGCACGCGGGCGCGGTTGACGGGCTGACGGAGGGGGGGCAGGCAAGGGTCGCCGGCCTTGAGTCCCGGGGCTTGGCGGGTACGATGGGCAGCCGAGTGACCCCCGAGCACCTCCGCCAGCAGATGTCCTTCTTTCCTCGCGGCATGTCCGCGGCCAATCGCGCCGTGACGGCCGCCGAGTCGCAGCCGCGGGAGGTGCCGCCCGCTCCCGAGCTCGCGCCGCCGCTGCCCCGCCCTCCGCCGCCGCGCAACCGCGTGGCCGAGGAAGCGCCGCGCATGCTCAACCTCACGCCCACGCGTGAGGAGCTGTGGACGCGCGCCGAGGCGCTGGCCTGGAGGCTGAGCGCGGAGCTGGGCATGCCCGTGCGGCTGTCGGTGACGGACAACCGCTCCACCATGGTGTCCTTCCGCCGGGGCTCCAGCGCGCTGCAGCTGCGGCTGCACCACATGTTCCTGGACGCGCCCGAGCCGGTGGTGCGCGCGGTGGCGGACTACGCCGGCCGGGGCCACCGCGGCGCGGGCGGGGTGCTGGACGAGTACATCCGTGGCCAGCAGCCGCGCATCCGCCAGGTGCGTCGTGAAACGGACGCGGACCTCAACCCCCGGGGCCGCTGTTTCGACCTGAAGGCGCTTTACGACGCCGTCAACGACACCCATTTTCAAGGCCTCATCCAGGCCCGCATCGGCTGGGGGCGGATGCCCCCCCGGCGCCGCCGCAAGTCCATCCGCCTGGGCGTCTACGACCACCAGACGCGCGAGATTCGCATCCATCCGGCGCTGGACAGGCCGGAGGTGCCGGCCTTCTTCGTGGAGTTCATCGTCTTCCACGAGATGCTCCACCAGCTCTTCCCGAGCAACGCGCGAGGGGGCCGCCGGGTGCACCACCCGCGCGCCTTCCGCGAGCGTGAGCGGACCTACCCGCACTACGCCGCCGCATTGCGTTGGGAACGGGAGAACCTCGGCGTGCTGTTGCGCGGTTGATGGCTCATCTGCTCGCTGGCTCATTTACCGTTTTACCGAGCGAAACGCCCCGTGGAGCGTGCTTGACGCGTCCATGAGGTGCACCCATTCTCGCGAGCCCTATGCGAAGAGCGAAGATTGTCTGCACCCTCGGTCCCGCCAGCCAGAGCCAGGAGATGCTGGAAGCGCTCCTGGAGAACGGCATGGACGTGGCCCGGCTGAACTTCTCCCACGGCAGCCACGAGCAGCACGCGGAGAACATCGCCAAGCTGCGCGCCGCCTCGCTGAAGGTGCGCAAGGCGGTGGGCATCCTCGGTGACTTGCAGGGCCCGAAAATCCGCACCGGCCGCTTCGTCAAGGGCAGCACGGAGCTGAAGGAGGGCGGCACCTTCCTCATCACCACCGACGAGACGGTGCCGGGCACGGACGAAATCGTGTCCACCACGTACCCCTTCC
This is a stretch of genomic DNA from Pyxidicoccus trucidator. It encodes these proteins:
- a CDS encoding excinuclease ABC subunit A, which gives rise to MAAKKKTASKSAKAKKTTTRKTAGKTAKKAAAKKAPARKAPARKAARKSSRKAPAAPATPES
- a CDS encoding NFACT RNA binding domain-containing protein → MSLRPVELQQVVAEVGAGLTGAVAQKAWCPLPRLAYVELRVPGRSVVLCLCAEGDLARVSVAEERFPTPGEPAPFQRWLRHELTGFKLQAARYLEAERVVELDFEREDARRRLVLELSSPGGLLILSDSGRVLMHSGEGFAQRRNLYPGAAWTPPEPLPPDALAKAKGAVSRLVPVEGEDLPFARAAERLLGARDKTSRAETIRRRLAQPYRARLKRSSRTLEKVRVEASRGPDAEKHRELGELLAQNLYRLKRGVTEATLTAYTEEGTREVTVTLDPKRTPKEEADWHFHQYRRLLRGVEQARHREAELAREVSLAESALAQIERMDESLLLSQAEILQLPTAGEAAQEGRPFKEYVGHGGARIWVGRGSEDNDTLTFKVARPWHLWLHARGVPGSHVVLPLEKGQEVAQEVLLDAAHLALHHSGAKGEPRGEVSYVQVKFVRKVKGGGHGQVSFTREKTFVVRMEPERLERLLKSRHAEAPAS